TTTACCGCTTCAGCCGGACTCTCGGCGGTGATGATTGAGTTGTCCGGCTGGTTATTTCTGGCTATCTTCCAGGTCTTCAGCCCGATGACCGGAATACCGCCTTGCCGGGCGTGGGCGATTTCAGAGAGGGTGCCGTAGCTGCCGCCAACGGCGATGAC
The sequence above is a segment of the Dehalococcoidales bacterium genome. Coding sequences within it:
- a CDS encoding TIGR00725 family protein; translated protein: VIAVGGSYGTLSEIAHARQGGIPVIGLKTWKIARNNQPDNSIITAESPAEAVKKALELINA